The Coffea arabica cultivar ET-39 chromosome 9e, Coffea Arabica ET-39 HiFi, whole genome shotgun sequence genome has a window encoding:
- the LOC113709919 gene encoding retrovirus-related Pol polyprotein from transposon RE1 isoform X5 translates to MSIENSFGSSPTETSAIKFTGKNYAAWEFQFRMFLKGKDLCGHIDGTSPAPKNEKELGQWEAKDARIISWILASVEAHMVNNLRSFGTAREMWGFLQRIYHQNNTARRFQLEHEISTFSQGNLSIEQYYSGFINLWSEYTGLIYSKVPKEALGSLQQVHEVSMRDQFLMKLRSEFEVTRGGLLNRNPVPSLDVCLGELLREEQRLATQSVLSASGGTSEVVNVAYAAQGRNKGKGSMQCYSCKELGHIAHNCGKKFCNYCKQNGHIIKDCPTRPENRRAQAFHVAVPDPTVIGPTLTTTSTNQAVITPEMVQQMILTAFSALGLQGQGKTISSTWFVDSGASNHMTGSTDSLQNLQQYTGRQNIQIANGSNLPITAIGDLGHSFRHVFVAPKLATSLISVGQLVDDNCTVNFSRDGCRVQDQMSGKVIARGPKVGRLCPLQFAIPKPLSLASMIVENKVDVWHRRLGHPNNVILSNLMKCGLLEQKDQCSTHALSLDCSACKLGKSKTLLFPTYGSRANACFEIIHSDVWGITPVISHAHYRYFVTFIDDYSRFTWIYFLRTKAEVFTVFQTFVAYIETQFSTTIKIFQSDNGGEYVSHNFQAFLQHKGILSQRSCPYTPQQNGVAERKNRHLLDIVRTLLLQSTMPSKFWVEALTTAVYLINRLPSQQLGFDSPYYRLFGVHPDYHMLHPFGCVCFVHLPPHERHKLTAQSVRCAFMGYSTTQKGFLCYDVVANRFHVSRNVIFFEHEYYFQQHVLPFKRVLLPSFDDISPPIERFKPGIVYQRRRAPSSQILPDPEPIPAPVVLRRSSRIRQPPARDCY, encoded by the exons ATGTCTATTGAGAATTCTTTTGGAAGCTCCCCTACAGAGACTTCGGCTATCAAATTTACAGGAAAGAATTATGCGGCCTGGGAATTTCAATTCAGAATGTTTCTGAAAGGGAAGGACCTTTGTGGTCACATTGATGGGACTTCTCCTGCTCCCAAAAATGAGAAAGAACTTGGTCAATGGGAGGCAAAGGATGCTAGAATTATTTCTTGGATTTTAGCCTCCGTTGAAGCCCATATGGTGAACAATTTGCGTTCATTTGGTACAGCTAGGGAGATGTGGGGTTTTCTGCAACGcatatatcatcaaaataataCTGCACGACGATTTCAGCTTGAACATGAGATTAGTACCTTCAGTCAAGGTAATCTCTCTATTGAGCAATATTATTCTGGATTTATTAACTTATGGAGCGAATATACTGGTCTTATCTACTCTAAGGTACCTAAGGAGGCCTTAGGCAGCCTTCAACAGGTTCATGAAGTTAGTATGCGTGATCAATTTTTGATGAAACTGAGATCAGAATTTGAGGTTACTCGGGGTGGATTGCTGAATAGAAATCCGGTTCCTTCTTTGGATGTTTGTCTTGGTGAATTATTACGGGAAGAACAGCGATTGGCTACACAATCTGTTCTAAGTGCATCTGGAGGGACATCAGAAGTTGTCAATGTTGCTTATGCTGCACAAGGGAGGAATAAAGGAAAGGGATCAATGCAGTGCTACAGCTGCAAGGAGCTTGGACATATTGCTCACAACTGTGGTAAGAAATTTTGTAATTACTGTAAACAGAATGGACATATTATCAAGGACTGTCCTACACGACCAGAAAACAGGCGAGCTCAAGCTTTTCACGTTGCAGTTCCAGATCCTACTGTTATTGGTCCTACACTTACAACCACAAGCACCAATCAGGCTGTTATTACTCCAGAAATGGTCCAACAGATGATTCTCACAGCATTTTCTGCCCTTGGGCTTCAGGGCCAAGGTAAGACAATCTCTTCTACTTGGTTTGTTGATTCTGGAGCATCCAATCATATGACCGGCTCTACTGATTCGTTACAGAATTTGCAGCAGTATACTGGTAGACAAAATATACAGATTGCTAATGGTAGTAATCTTCCAATTACAGCCATTGGTGATCTTGGACATTCTTTTCGTCATGTTTTTGTCGCTCCTAAGTTGGCTACTAGTTTAATTTCTGTTGGTCAGTTGGTGGATGATAACTGTACTGTCAACTTCTCTCGTGATGGTTGTCGTGTGCAGGATCAGATGTCGGGGAAGGTGATCGCAAGGGGGCCTAAAGTGGGAAGATTATGTCCGTTGCAATTTGCTATTCCTAAACCTTTATCTTTAGCTTCTATGATTGTTGAAAATAAGGTTGACGTTTGGCATAGGCGATTAGGTCATCCAAATAATGTGATACTATCTAATTTGATGAAGTGTGGTCTTCTTGAACAAAAAGATCAGTGTTCTACTCATGCATTGTCTCTTGATTGTTCTGCTTGTAAGTTAGGAAAGAGCAAAACTTTACTTTTTCCTACTTATGGTAGTCGTGCTAATGCATGTTTTGAGATAATACATAGTGATGTTTGGGGCATTACTCCTGTCATTTCACATGCGCATTATAGATATTTTGTGACGTTCATTGATGACTATAGTCGGTTCACATGGATATATTTTTTGCGCACCAAAGCTGAGGTATTTACtgtttttcaaacttttgtggCTTATATTGAGACACAATTTTCCACAACTATTAAGATTTTCCAATCTGATAATGGTGGCGAATATGTGTCACATAACTTTCAAGCCTTCTTGCAACATAAAGGCATTCTCTCTCAGCGATCATGTCCTTATACGCCCCAACAGAATGGGGTGGCTGAGCGTAAAAACCGTCACTTGTTGGATATTGTTCGAACATTACTCTTACAGTCTACAATGCCGTCTAAATTTTGGGTTGAAGCTTTGACAACTGCAGTATATTTGATTAATCGTCTGCCTTCTCAACAATTGGGTTTTGACTCTCCTTATTATCGCCTTTTTGGTGTCCATCCTGATTATCACATGTTACACCCATTTGGCTGTGTTTGTTTTGTTCACTTGCCACCTCATGAGCGTCACAAGCTTACAGCCCAATCAGTTCGGTGTGCTTTTATGGGTTATAGCACTACTCAGAAAGGATTTTTATGCTATGATGTTGTTGCTAATCGTTTCCATGTTTCTAGAAATGTAATTTTCTTTGAGCATGAGTACTATTTTCAGCAGCATGTTTTACCTTTCAAGCGTGTCCTTCTTCCTAGCTTTGATGATATCTCGCCACCAATTGAGCGTTTTAAACCCGGCATTGTCTATCAACGGCGCAGGGCTCCATCATCTCAAATCCTTCCCGACCCAGAACCAATACCTGCTCCAGTGGTTCTTCGAAGATCTTCTCGTATCCGTCAACCTCCTGCTAG GGACTGCTACTGA
- the LOC113709919 gene encoding retrovirus-related Pol polyprotein from transposon RE1 isoform X1 encodes MSIENSFGSSPTETSAIKFTGKNYAAWEFQFRMFLKGKDLCGHIDGTSPAPKNEKELGQWEAKDARIISWILASVEAHMVNNLRSFGTAREMWGFLQRIYHQNNTARRFQLEHEISTFSQGNLSIEQYYSGFINLWSEYTGLIYSKVPKEALGSLQQVHEVSMRDQFLMKLRSEFEVTRGGLLNRNPVPSLDVCLGELLREEQRLATQSVLSASGGTSEVVNVAYAAQGRNKGKGSMQCYSCKELGHIAHNCGKKFCNYCKQNGHIIKDCPTRPENRRAQAFHVAVPDPTVIGPTLTTTSTNQAVITPEMVQQMILTAFSALGLQGQGKTISSTWFVDSGASNHMTGSTDSLQNLQQYTGRQNIQIANGSNLPITAIGDLGHSFRHVFVAPKLATSLISVGQLVDDNCTVNFSRDGCRVQDQMSGKVIARGPKVGRLCPLQFAIPKPLSLASMIVENKVDVWHRRLGHPNNVILSNLMKCGLLEQKDQCSTHALSLDCSACKLGKSKTLLFPTYGSRANACFEIIHSDVWGITPVISHAHYRYFVTFIDDYSRFTWIYFLRTKAEVFTVFQTFVAYIETQFSTTIKIFQSDNGGEYVSHNFQAFLQHKGILSQRSCPYTPQQNGVAERKNRHLLDIVRTLLLQSTMPSKFWVEALTTAVYLINRLPSQQLGFDSPYYRLFGVHPDYHMLHPFGCVCFVHLPPHERHKLTAQSVRCAFMGYSTTQKGFLCYDVVANRFHVSRNVIFFEHEYYFQQHVLPFKRVLLPSFDDISPPIERFKPGIVYQRRRAPSSQILPDPEPIPAPVVLRRSSRIRQPPARYGFSATLANTAVPTSYSQATKHACWVKAMQEFHALQENHTWDIIPCPSGVKPIGCKWIYSIKLRSDGSLDRYKARVVTLGNKQEYGINYEETFAPVAKMTTVRLILAIAASKGWSLRQMDVKNAFLHGDFKEEIYMTPPSGLFFTPSFDVCKLKRSLYGLK; translated from the coding sequence ATGTCTATTGAGAATTCTTTTGGAAGCTCCCCTACAGAGACTTCGGCTATCAAATTTACAGGAAAGAATTATGCGGCCTGGGAATTTCAATTCAGAATGTTTCTGAAAGGGAAGGACCTTTGTGGTCACATTGATGGGACTTCTCCTGCTCCCAAAAATGAGAAAGAACTTGGTCAATGGGAGGCAAAGGATGCTAGAATTATTTCTTGGATTTTAGCCTCCGTTGAAGCCCATATGGTGAACAATTTGCGTTCATTTGGTACAGCTAGGGAGATGTGGGGTTTTCTGCAACGcatatatcatcaaaataataCTGCACGACGATTTCAGCTTGAACATGAGATTAGTACCTTCAGTCAAGGTAATCTCTCTATTGAGCAATATTATTCTGGATTTATTAACTTATGGAGCGAATATACTGGTCTTATCTACTCTAAGGTACCTAAGGAGGCCTTAGGCAGCCTTCAACAGGTTCATGAAGTTAGTATGCGTGATCAATTTTTGATGAAACTGAGATCAGAATTTGAGGTTACTCGGGGTGGATTGCTGAATAGAAATCCGGTTCCTTCTTTGGATGTTTGTCTTGGTGAATTATTACGGGAAGAACAGCGATTGGCTACACAATCTGTTCTAAGTGCATCTGGAGGGACATCAGAAGTTGTCAATGTTGCTTATGCTGCACAAGGGAGGAATAAAGGAAAGGGATCAATGCAGTGCTACAGCTGCAAGGAGCTTGGACATATTGCTCACAACTGTGGTAAGAAATTTTGTAATTACTGTAAACAGAATGGACATATTATCAAGGACTGTCCTACACGACCAGAAAACAGGCGAGCTCAAGCTTTTCACGTTGCAGTTCCAGATCCTACTGTTATTGGTCCTACACTTACAACCACAAGCACCAATCAGGCTGTTATTACTCCAGAAATGGTCCAACAGATGATTCTCACAGCATTTTCTGCCCTTGGGCTTCAGGGCCAAGGTAAGACAATCTCTTCTACTTGGTTTGTTGATTCTGGAGCATCCAATCATATGACCGGCTCTACTGATTCGTTACAGAATTTGCAGCAGTATACTGGTAGACAAAATATACAGATTGCTAATGGTAGTAATCTTCCAATTACAGCCATTGGTGATCTTGGACATTCTTTTCGTCATGTTTTTGTCGCTCCTAAGTTGGCTACTAGTTTAATTTCTGTTGGTCAGTTGGTGGATGATAACTGTACTGTCAACTTCTCTCGTGATGGTTGTCGTGTGCAGGATCAGATGTCGGGGAAGGTGATCGCAAGGGGGCCTAAAGTGGGAAGATTATGTCCGTTGCAATTTGCTATTCCTAAACCTTTATCTTTAGCTTCTATGATTGTTGAAAATAAGGTTGACGTTTGGCATAGGCGATTAGGTCATCCAAATAATGTGATACTATCTAATTTGATGAAGTGTGGTCTTCTTGAACAAAAAGATCAGTGTTCTACTCATGCATTGTCTCTTGATTGTTCTGCTTGTAAGTTAGGAAAGAGCAAAACTTTACTTTTTCCTACTTATGGTAGTCGTGCTAATGCATGTTTTGAGATAATACATAGTGATGTTTGGGGCATTACTCCTGTCATTTCACATGCGCATTATAGATATTTTGTGACGTTCATTGATGACTATAGTCGGTTCACATGGATATATTTTTTGCGCACCAAAGCTGAGGTATTTACtgtttttcaaacttttgtggCTTATATTGAGACACAATTTTCCACAACTATTAAGATTTTCCAATCTGATAATGGTGGCGAATATGTGTCACATAACTTTCAAGCCTTCTTGCAACATAAAGGCATTCTCTCTCAGCGATCATGTCCTTATACGCCCCAACAGAATGGGGTGGCTGAGCGTAAAAACCGTCACTTGTTGGATATTGTTCGAACATTACTCTTACAGTCTACAATGCCGTCTAAATTTTGGGTTGAAGCTTTGACAACTGCAGTATATTTGATTAATCGTCTGCCTTCTCAACAATTGGGTTTTGACTCTCCTTATTATCGCCTTTTTGGTGTCCATCCTGATTATCACATGTTACACCCATTTGGCTGTGTTTGTTTTGTTCACTTGCCACCTCATGAGCGTCACAAGCTTACAGCCCAATCAGTTCGGTGTGCTTTTATGGGTTATAGCACTACTCAGAAAGGATTTTTATGCTATGATGTTGTTGCTAATCGTTTCCATGTTTCTAGAAATGTAATTTTCTTTGAGCATGAGTACTATTTTCAGCAGCATGTTTTACCTTTCAAGCGTGTCCTTCTTCCTAGCTTTGATGATATCTCGCCACCAATTGAGCGTTTTAAACCCGGCATTGTCTATCAACGGCGCAGGGCTCCATCATCTCAAATCCTTCCCGACCCAGAACCAATACCTGCTCCAGTGGTTCTTCGAAGATCTTCTCGTATCCGTCAACCTCCTGCTAGGTATGGCTTCTCTGCTACTTTAGCTAATACTGCAGTTCCTACCTCTTATTCTcaagcaactaagcatgcatgTTGGGTAAAAGCTATGCAAGAATTTCATGCTCTCCAGGAGAACCATACTTGGGATATTATTCCATGTCCTAGTGGTGTTAAGCCCATTGGTTGTAAGTGGATTTATTCCATTAAGCTACGGTCTGATGGCTCACTTGATCGATATAAAGCgagggtggtgacacttggtaATAAACAAGAATATGGAATAAATTATGAGGAGACATTTGCCCCCGTCGCAAAGATGACAACAGTACGCCTTATTCTAGCTATTGCTGCTTCTAAGGGCTGGTCATTGcgacaaatggatgttaagaaTGCCTTTTTGCATGGGGattttaaagaagaaatttaTATGACTCCACCATCAGGGTTATTTTTTACACCTTCATTTGATGTTTGTAAGTTGAAACGATCACTCTATGGTTTGAAATAG
- the LOC113709919 gene encoding retrovirus-related Pol polyprotein from transposon RE1 isoform X2 has protein sequence MFLKGKDLCGHIDGTSPAPKNEKELGQWEAKDARIISWILASVEAHMVNNLRSFGTAREMWGFLQRIYHQNNTARRFQLEHEISTFSQGNLSIEQYYSGFINLWSEYTGLIYSKVPKEALGSLQQVHEVSMRDQFLMKLRSEFEVTRGGLLNRNPVPSLDVCLGELLREEQRLATQSVLSASGGTSEVVNVAYAAQGRNKGKGSMQCYSCKELGHIAHNCGKKFCNYCKQNGHIIKDCPTRPENRRAQAFHVAVPDPTVIGPTLTTTSTNQAVITPEMVQQMILTAFSALGLQGQGKTISSTWFVDSGASNHMTGSTDSLQNLQQYTGRQNIQIANGSNLPITAIGDLGHSFRHVFVAPKLATSLISVGQLVDDNCTVNFSRDGCRVQDQMSGKVIARGPKVGRLCPLQFAIPKPLSLASMIVENKVDVWHRRLGHPNNVILSNLMKCGLLEQKDQCSTHALSLDCSACKLGKSKTLLFPTYGSRANACFEIIHSDVWGITPVISHAHYRYFVTFIDDYSRFTWIYFLRTKAEVFTVFQTFVAYIETQFSTTIKIFQSDNGGEYVSHNFQAFLQHKGILSQRSCPYTPQQNGVAERKNRHLLDIVRTLLLQSTMPSKFWVEALTTAVYLINRLPSQQLGFDSPYYRLFGVHPDYHMLHPFGCVCFVHLPPHERHKLTAQSVRCAFMGYSTTQKGFLCYDVVANRFHVSRNVIFFEHEYYFQQHVLPFKRVLLPSFDDISPPIERFKPGIVYQRRRAPSSQILPDPEPIPAPVVLRRSSRIRQPPARYGFSATLANTAVPTSYSQATKHACWVKAMQEFHALQENHTWDIIPCPSGVKPIGCKWIYSIKLRSDGSLDRYKARVVTLGNKQEYGINYEETFAPVAKMTTVRLILAIAASKGWSLRQMDVKNAFLHGDFKEEIYMTPPSGLFFTPSFDVCKLKRSLYGLK, from the coding sequence ATGTTTCTGAAAGGGAAGGACCTTTGTGGTCACATTGATGGGACTTCTCCTGCTCCCAAAAATGAGAAAGAACTTGGTCAATGGGAGGCAAAGGATGCTAGAATTATTTCTTGGATTTTAGCCTCCGTTGAAGCCCATATGGTGAACAATTTGCGTTCATTTGGTACAGCTAGGGAGATGTGGGGTTTTCTGCAACGcatatatcatcaaaataataCTGCACGACGATTTCAGCTTGAACATGAGATTAGTACCTTCAGTCAAGGTAATCTCTCTATTGAGCAATATTATTCTGGATTTATTAACTTATGGAGCGAATATACTGGTCTTATCTACTCTAAGGTACCTAAGGAGGCCTTAGGCAGCCTTCAACAGGTTCATGAAGTTAGTATGCGTGATCAATTTTTGATGAAACTGAGATCAGAATTTGAGGTTACTCGGGGTGGATTGCTGAATAGAAATCCGGTTCCTTCTTTGGATGTTTGTCTTGGTGAATTATTACGGGAAGAACAGCGATTGGCTACACAATCTGTTCTAAGTGCATCTGGAGGGACATCAGAAGTTGTCAATGTTGCTTATGCTGCACAAGGGAGGAATAAAGGAAAGGGATCAATGCAGTGCTACAGCTGCAAGGAGCTTGGACATATTGCTCACAACTGTGGTAAGAAATTTTGTAATTACTGTAAACAGAATGGACATATTATCAAGGACTGTCCTACACGACCAGAAAACAGGCGAGCTCAAGCTTTTCACGTTGCAGTTCCAGATCCTACTGTTATTGGTCCTACACTTACAACCACAAGCACCAATCAGGCTGTTATTACTCCAGAAATGGTCCAACAGATGATTCTCACAGCATTTTCTGCCCTTGGGCTTCAGGGCCAAGGTAAGACAATCTCTTCTACTTGGTTTGTTGATTCTGGAGCATCCAATCATATGACCGGCTCTACTGATTCGTTACAGAATTTGCAGCAGTATACTGGTAGACAAAATATACAGATTGCTAATGGTAGTAATCTTCCAATTACAGCCATTGGTGATCTTGGACATTCTTTTCGTCATGTTTTTGTCGCTCCTAAGTTGGCTACTAGTTTAATTTCTGTTGGTCAGTTGGTGGATGATAACTGTACTGTCAACTTCTCTCGTGATGGTTGTCGTGTGCAGGATCAGATGTCGGGGAAGGTGATCGCAAGGGGGCCTAAAGTGGGAAGATTATGTCCGTTGCAATTTGCTATTCCTAAACCTTTATCTTTAGCTTCTATGATTGTTGAAAATAAGGTTGACGTTTGGCATAGGCGATTAGGTCATCCAAATAATGTGATACTATCTAATTTGATGAAGTGTGGTCTTCTTGAACAAAAAGATCAGTGTTCTACTCATGCATTGTCTCTTGATTGTTCTGCTTGTAAGTTAGGAAAGAGCAAAACTTTACTTTTTCCTACTTATGGTAGTCGTGCTAATGCATGTTTTGAGATAATACATAGTGATGTTTGGGGCATTACTCCTGTCATTTCACATGCGCATTATAGATATTTTGTGACGTTCATTGATGACTATAGTCGGTTCACATGGATATATTTTTTGCGCACCAAAGCTGAGGTATTTACtgtttttcaaacttttgtggCTTATATTGAGACACAATTTTCCACAACTATTAAGATTTTCCAATCTGATAATGGTGGCGAATATGTGTCACATAACTTTCAAGCCTTCTTGCAACATAAAGGCATTCTCTCTCAGCGATCATGTCCTTATACGCCCCAACAGAATGGGGTGGCTGAGCGTAAAAACCGTCACTTGTTGGATATTGTTCGAACATTACTCTTACAGTCTACAATGCCGTCTAAATTTTGGGTTGAAGCTTTGACAACTGCAGTATATTTGATTAATCGTCTGCCTTCTCAACAATTGGGTTTTGACTCTCCTTATTATCGCCTTTTTGGTGTCCATCCTGATTATCACATGTTACACCCATTTGGCTGTGTTTGTTTTGTTCACTTGCCACCTCATGAGCGTCACAAGCTTACAGCCCAATCAGTTCGGTGTGCTTTTATGGGTTATAGCACTACTCAGAAAGGATTTTTATGCTATGATGTTGTTGCTAATCGTTTCCATGTTTCTAGAAATGTAATTTTCTTTGAGCATGAGTACTATTTTCAGCAGCATGTTTTACCTTTCAAGCGTGTCCTTCTTCCTAGCTTTGATGATATCTCGCCACCAATTGAGCGTTTTAAACCCGGCATTGTCTATCAACGGCGCAGGGCTCCATCATCTCAAATCCTTCCCGACCCAGAACCAATACCTGCTCCAGTGGTTCTTCGAAGATCTTCTCGTATCCGTCAACCTCCTGCTAGGTATGGCTTCTCTGCTACTTTAGCTAATACTGCAGTTCCTACCTCTTATTCTcaagcaactaagcatgcatgTTGGGTAAAAGCTATGCAAGAATTTCATGCTCTCCAGGAGAACCATACTTGGGATATTATTCCATGTCCTAGTGGTGTTAAGCCCATTGGTTGTAAGTGGATTTATTCCATTAAGCTACGGTCTGATGGCTCACTTGATCGATATAAAGCgagggtggtgacacttggtaATAAACAAGAATATGGAATAAATTATGAGGAGACATTTGCCCCCGTCGCAAAGATGACAACAGTACGCCTTATTCTAGCTATTGCTGCTTCTAAGGGCTGGTCATTGcgacaaatggatgttaagaaTGCCTTTTTGCATGGGGattttaaagaagaaatttaTATGACTCCACCATCAGGGTTATTTTTTACACCTTCATTTGATGTTTGTAAGTTGAAACGATCACTCTATGGTTTGAAATAG